In a genomic window of Glycine max cultivar Williams 82 chromosome 13, Glycine_max_v4.0, whole genome shotgun sequence:
- the LOC100807400 gene encoding uncharacterized protein LOC100807400 gives MNRNAHNKEEKGCCYFHPKQVVVGVCPLCLNERLLILAAKQDHHNHHHRLQSSTQRKASASIHKIFAFGSLFTRHQLKSHNYYDQDDASPSPEDSFISMKFEENGVASWEKSTSTNAISNISNKKVCVERQVLDKDAKESKSVVEHGKSNNAFRWRKRIGRLVHFIPWKRSNKGGGVGHVEGVKVNRKGWMRTLTKRKTVEQKG, from the exons atgaataGAAATGCACACAATAAGGAGGAAAAAGGTTGCTGCTATTTCCACCCAAAACAAGTGGTTGTTGGAGTGTGCCCCTTGTGCTTGAATGAGAGGCTCCTCATACTTGCTGCAAAACAAGACCATCATAATCATCATCACAGGCTTCAAAGTTCCACTCAGAGGAAGGCTTCAGCTTCTATTCACAAGATCTTTGCTTTTGGTTCTCTTTTCACTCGCCACCAATTGAAATCGCACAACTATTATGATCAAGATGATGCCTCTCCCAGCCCAGAAG ACTCATTCATCTCAATGAAATTTGAAGAAAATGGAGTAGCCTCATGGGAGAAGAGCACCAGCACCAATGCCATCTCAAATATCTCCAACAAGAAGGTGTGTGTAGAGAGGCAGGTCCTAGACAAGGACGCCAAGGAGAGCAAGAGCGTGGTAGAGCATGGCAAGTCAAATAACGCGTTTAGATGGCGAAAGCGTATTGGCCGTTTGGTCCACTTTATCCCATGGAAGAGGTCTAATAAGGGTGGGGGTGTGGGTCACGTTGAAGGAGTGAAGGTTAATAGAAAGGGTTGGATGAGAACGCTGACAAAGAGGAAGACCGTGGAACAAAAGGGttaa